From the genome of Brienomyrus brachyistius isolate T26 chromosome 8, BBRACH_0.4, whole genome shotgun sequence, one region includes:
- the acad9 gene encoding complex I assembly factor ACAD9, mitochondrial: protein MSLNKIVMFSKSIRCKNLLTPLIGLSRSVTTIQSQRSFRTYARNLVYAKDLFLGKVNKTEVFPYPEIDKEELEEIKQFVAPVEKFFNEDVDSKRIDHEAKIPSETLNGLKELGLFGMQVPEEYGGLGLSNTMYARLGEIISLDGSIAVTLAAHQAIGLKGILIAGNEQQKAKYLPKLAAGQHVAAFCLTESGSGSDAASIQTRATLTEDGKHFLINGSKIWISNGGLADIFTVFARTEVVDKDGQKKDKITAFIVERAFGGVTSGTPEDKLGIRGSNTCEVVFDNTKVPVENVIGEVGGGFKVAMNILNSGRFSMGGACAGMIKKLIELTSEYAGTRKQFNKSLSEFGMIQEKFAAMALNAFVMESMAYLTAGMMDRPGLPDCSVEAAMVKVFSSEGAWICVSEALQVLGGLGYVKNYPFERYLRDCRILLIFEGTNEILRMYIALTGMQYAGKILTGKIKEMKKGNVGVVLQMLGKKVRESVSSTVDFGLTGKDGVVHPSLSDSAKMFEENVYYFGTTVESLLYRYGKTIVDEQLVLKRVADVLINLYAMTAVLSRASRSISIGLRHHDHEVLLANTFCSEAYFKNNYLMAQLQKNAPENYDDSIKKIAKEVLEKRAYICSHPLERTF, encoded by the exons ATGAGTTTGAATAAGATTGTCATGTTTTCCAAATCAATAAGATGTAAAAATTTACTGACACCCTTAATCGGACTATCTAGGAGTGTTACTACAATTCAGTCGCAGCGGTCATTTAGGACTTACGCACGCAATCTTGTCTATGCCAAAGACTTGTTTCTTGGCAAAGTAAACAAG ACGGAGGTTTTTCCTTATCCAGAAATTGATAAAGAAGAGCTCGAGGAGATCAAACAATTTGTGGCTCCTGTGGAGAAATTCTTTAACGAGGACG TTGACTCAAAGCGGATCGATCATGAAGCCAAGATTCCGTCGGAAACTCTGAACGGGCTGAAGGAGTTGGGGCTCTTTGGGATGCAGGTGCCTGAGGAATATG GTGGACTTGGCTTATCAAATACCATGTATGCCCGTCTGGGTGAGATCATATCTTTGGATGGCTCCATCGCAGTCACTCTGGCCGCTCACCAAGCTATCGGCCTGAAG GGGATCCTGATAGCTGGGAATGAGCAGCAGAAGGCGAAGTACCTACCGAAGTTGGCAGCAGGGCAACATGTGGCAGCTTTCTGTCTGACGGAGTCGGGGAG TGGCAGCgatgctgcatccatccagaCACGGGCTACGCTGACTGAGGACGGGAAGCATTTCCTGATCAATGGATCCAAG ATCTGGATTTCCAATGGAGGACTGGCAGATATCTTCACAGTTTTTGCGCGAACTGAGGTTGTCGACAAAGATGGGCAGAAGAAGGACAAAATCACAGCGTTCATTGTGGAGAGAGCGTTTGGGGGGGTCACCAGTGGCACCCCTGAAGACAAGCTGGGCATCCGGGGCTCCAATA CCTGCGAAGTGGTGTTTGATAACACCAAGGTGCCAGTTGAGAACGTAATCGGAGAAGTTGGTGGTGGATTTAAG GTGGCAATGAATATCTTGAACAGTGGACGGTTCAGTATGGGCGGTGCCTGCGCTGGCATGATCAAGAAGCTGATAG AGCTAACATCGGAGTATGCTGGGACAAGAAAGCAATTCAACAAGAGCCTCAGTGAGTTCGGAATGATCCAA GAGAAGTTTGCCGCCATGGCACTAAATGCCTTTGTGATGGAGAGCATGGCCTATCTGACGGCGGGCATGATGGACCGGCCCGGCTTGCCGGACTGCTCTGTGGAAGCGGCCATGGTGAAG GTGTTCAGCTCTGAGGGGGCATGGATATGCGTCAGCGAGGCCCTGCAGGTGCTAGGAGGCCTGGGCTACGTCAAGAACTACCCATTCGAGCGCTACCTCAGAGACTGCCGGATCCTGCTCATCTTCGAG GGAACCAATGAAATACTGAGGATGTACATCGCTCTCACTGGAATGCAGTATGCTGGAAAAATACTGACCGGGAAGATTAA GGAGATGAAGAAAGGGAACGTAGGTGTGGTACTGCAGATGCTGGGGAAGAAGGTGCGGGAGTCGGTGAGCAGTACGGTGGACTTTGGCCTGACCGGGAAGGACGGCGTGGTGCACCCCAGCCTGTCG GACAGTGCGAAGATGTTTGAAGAGAACGTGTACTATTTTGGCACCACCGTCGAAAGCCTGCTTTACAGATACGGAAAG ACAATTGTGGACGAGCAGCTCGTTCTGAAGAGAGTAGCAGATGTGCTTATTAACCTCTACGCCATGACAGCTGTCCTGTCACGTGCCAGTCGATCCATCAGCATCGGCCTCCGCCACCACGACCACGAG GTGCTTCTCGCAAACACGTTCTGCTCTGAAGCTTACTTCAAAAACAACTACCTAATGGCTCAGCTTCAGAAGA ATGCCCCAGAGAACTATGACGACAGCATTAAGAAGATTGCCAAGGAGGTCCTGGAAAAGAGGGCCTACATCTGCTCCCATCCTCTTGAGAGAACCTTCTAA